Genomic window (Candidatus Hydrogenedentota bacterium):
GATGTTTTTAGCTGTCTTCTTGAACCCGCGCGCGAAATCGAGCAATTCACCGCGGCCTGCGTGGGCGCTGAATCCGTTCAGGATAACAACTTCCGCATTGAGGGCGTGCTTGATGCCGAAAATCTTGATCTCTTTCTGGCGTTCGACAATGCGACGGCCGAGTGTGTTCTTCGCCTGGAAGCCTACGATGAGAATCGTGTTGCGCGAGTCGGTGCAATTATTTCTGAGATGATGCAGGATGCGGCCCTGTTCGCACATGCCCGATGCCGAGATGATAATGGCCGGTTCCCGCATACCGTTGAGTTTCATCGAATCTTCCACGCGGCGAATGTAGTGGATGCGATCGAGGAGGAAAGGGTCGCCTTCGCTCGCCATGAACGTGCGCAGTTCATCGTCGAAACAGTCCGTGTGCAGCCGGAAGACTTCCGTGATATTCACGGTGAGCGGACTGTCGACATAGACCGGCATTGCCGGCAGGTGGTTGTCGCTTTCGAGGCGCTTAAGCGCGTAGACGATTTCCTGCGCGCGTTCGAGCGCGAAACTGGGCACGATGATCTTCCCGCCGCGTGCATGAGTCCTCTGAATGACTTCGCGCAGTTTGCGATCCATTTCTTCAATGGGGTCGTGGTCGCGGTTCCCGTAGGTACTCTCCAGCGTGACGATGTCGGCCTCGACGTCGGGCGTCCAAGGGTCGCGCAGGATGGGCATCTTACGGCGGCCCAAGTCGCCGGTATACAGCAGGCGCTGTGTCGAACCGTTCTGCTTGCATTCGACAAAGGCCATCGCGGACCCGAGTACGTGACCCGCTTCGCGGAAGGTGACCTTAATGCCCGGGAGAATCTCCAGCGGGAGGTCATACGGAAGGCTCACAAAGCGCTTCATGATCTCGTAGACGTCGGTATCGTCGTAGAG
Coding sequences:
- a CDS encoding MBL fold metallo-hydrolase; translation: MRITSYGAAEEVTGSKHLVEACGKRVLFDCGLFQGVRKEADQKNRELHFDPASLDAVVLSHAHIDHSGTLPLLAKKGFKGPVFCTPATRDLCSIMLLDAAHIQANDAKWMSEKNRTFTPPLYDDTDVYEIMKRFVSLPYDLPLEILPGIKVTFREAGHVLGSAMAFVECKQNGSTQRLLYTGDLGRRKMPILRDPWTPDVEADIVTLESTYGNRDHDPIEEMDRKLREVIQRTHARGGKIIVPSFALERAQEIVYALKRLESDNHLPAMPVYVDSPLTVNITEVFRLHTDCFDDELRTFMASEGDPFLLDRIHYIRRVEDSMKLNGMREPAIIISASGMCEQGRILHHLRNNCTDSRNTILIVGFQAKNTLGRRIVERQKEIKIFGIKHALNAEVVILNGFSAHAGRGELLDFARGFKKTAKNILLVHGEEEAITALKTTLESEGQTNLQVPKHGVTIEV